A genomic segment from Polyangium mundeleinium encodes:
- a CDS encoding lysylphosphatidylglycerol synthase domain-containing protein, whose protein sequence is MERHERLERTAVLSALRWGVRLAFAALGIGIVVALVRQVGAETLCLILRDAAPWLPLVVVLEAARVGTDALATYAAYGPDAGKLLPIRVLARAALVARAVSSIAPAGRTAAEATKAAFLAPWAGAAAATAAAATGQAVTLVSGGILSVPCAAAAYVISGASPITMALVLHAALLVTAGTGIRVAMRAPWLGALAGRLSRRAGAHVHAMQARSRETSLLPPGPIAATLLGRAIQVAQYAILARAVGAATGVSRALVAEGASMVALAVGAFVPAQVGVSEGAFAWSADVLGATVPQALAIALLGHALEAFFVAVGALVPLLWRAPAPPDERPEH, encoded by the coding sequence GTGGAGCGACACGAAAGGCTGGAGCGGACGGCGGTGCTCTCCGCGCTCCGCTGGGGCGTGCGCCTCGCGTTCGCGGCCCTCGGGATCGGGATCGTGGTCGCGCTCGTGCGGCAGGTGGGCGCGGAGACGCTCTGCCTGATTCTGCGCGACGCGGCGCCGTGGCTGCCGCTCGTCGTGGTGCTCGAAGCGGCGCGCGTCGGGACGGACGCGCTCGCGACGTACGCGGCCTATGGCCCGGACGCAGGGAAACTCCTGCCCATTCGGGTCCTCGCGCGCGCGGCGCTCGTGGCGCGGGCCGTCTCGTCGATCGCGCCCGCTGGGCGGACGGCGGCCGAGGCCACGAAGGCGGCATTCCTCGCGCCGTGGGCAGGCGCGGCGGCGGCGACGGCAGCGGCCGCGACGGGGCAAGCCGTGACCCTCGTGAGCGGCGGGATCCTCTCGGTGCCTTGTGCGGCCGCGGCCTACGTGATTTCGGGGGCCTCGCCGATCACGATGGCGCTCGTCCTCCACGCCGCGCTGCTCGTGACGGCTGGGACGGGAATCCGGGTGGCGATGCGCGCGCCGTGGCTCGGCGCGCTCGCCGGGCGTTTGTCGCGGCGAGCGGGCGCGCATGTCCATGCCATGCAGGCGCGGTCTCGCGAGACGAGCCTCCTGCCGCCCGGGCCGATCGCCGCGACGCTCCTCGGACGGGCGATCCAGGTCGCGCAATATGCAATCCTGGCCCGCGCGGTGGGCGCGGCGACGGGCGTTTCGCGCGCGCTCGTGGCCGAGGGGGCGAGCATGGTCGCGCTCGCCGTGGGCGCGTTCGTCCCGGCGCAGGTGGGCGTGAGCGAGGGGGCGTTCGCGTGGAGCGCCGACGTGCTCGGAGCGACGGTGCCCCAGGCCCTCGCCATCGCGCTGCTCGGGCACGCGCTCGAGGCCTTTTTCGTGGCGGTGGGCGCGCTCGTGCCACTTCTATGGAGAGCACCCGCGCCGCCGGACGAGCGGCCCGAGCATTGA
- a CDS encoding serine/threonine-protein kinase: MSKSTPPDGPSPSVIDDAVTVPRAQPAAAADGEPSALLISSSVLEERGPGSLLQDELASLVGKLISDRYVVHELIGHGGMGAVYRGEQVHLRKRVAIKVLRPDMARMVELSVRFEREAIAGAHVSHPNVVAATDFGKLDDGSQFLILEFVEGTALKDIIDEGPLAFDRALSISRQLAMALGAVHEKSIVHRDVKPQNILVDAKGTVKLLDFGLAKVRVELLSDQGRNAKPSPALTGVGMVMGTFAYMAPEAARGMEGVDARSDLYALGVVMYEMFTGKRPFEEHDPGLHLKKIRSEDPPPMRARVPEIQVPPRIEAVVMRLLARQPDQRFASANEVLAALDEAAVAPEKAPEKALGSELDKAPEKAPEATPANAAASPAPKLPKRSLILIASGLSALAVLLLAVVLLRGGSSETKETPGPTASAEPTSTAAAPANVPTDIEGADATEWTERLRRAASRKEWRPGAKAFLALAKLDPSRLTGSELRGDVGAVVAGIGFETSFTESDQVFDALENELGSGGLDVLFHVVRTRGGTKASRRAQDILGKPGILDRATPALRVAYELRKAACPDKRALFARAVEEGDGLALDELLIVKDAPCSAKRDPCCYREDTELKDAISKLRAKLGG, translated from the coding sequence ATGTCGAAATCCACGCCGCCGGACGGGCCGTCCCCTTCGGTCATCGACGACGCCGTCACCGTACCGCGCGCGCAGCCGGCGGCGGCCGCGGACGGCGAGCCGAGCGCCCTGCTGATCTCGAGCTCGGTGCTTGAGGAGCGGGGGCCAGGCTCGCTGCTCCAGGACGAGCTCGCGTCGCTCGTGGGAAAGCTCATCTCGGATCGGTACGTCGTGCACGAGCTCATCGGGCATGGCGGCATGGGGGCGGTCTACCGCGGCGAGCAGGTCCATCTGCGCAAGCGCGTGGCCATCAAGGTCCTCCGGCCGGACATGGCCCGCATGGTCGAGCTCTCGGTGCGGTTCGAGCGCGAGGCCATCGCGGGCGCGCACGTGAGCCACCCGAACGTCGTCGCCGCCACCGATTTCGGCAAGCTCGACGACGGCTCGCAGTTTCTGATCCTGGAGTTCGTCGAGGGGACGGCGCTGAAAGACATCATCGACGAGGGTCCGCTCGCCTTCGATCGTGCCCTCTCCATCAGCCGGCAGCTCGCCATGGCCCTCGGGGCCGTGCACGAAAAGAGCATCGTGCACCGCGACGTCAAGCCGCAGAACATCCTCGTCGACGCAAAAGGCACCGTCAAACTCCTCGATTTTGGCCTCGCCAAGGTGCGCGTCGAGCTGCTCTCGGATCAGGGGCGGAACGCGAAGCCGAGCCCGGCGCTGACGGGCGTGGGCATGGTCATGGGGACGTTCGCGTACATGGCGCCCGAGGCGGCGCGCGGCATGGAAGGCGTCGACGCGCGCTCGGATCTGTATGCGCTCGGCGTCGTGATGTACGAGATGTTCACGGGCAAACGCCCGTTCGAGGAGCACGATCCGGGGCTCCACCTGAAGAAGATCCGCAGCGAGGATCCGCCGCCGATGCGGGCGCGCGTGCCGGAGATCCAGGTGCCGCCGCGGATCGAGGCTGTCGTGATGCGGCTCCTCGCGCGGCAGCCGGATCAAAGGTTCGCCTCGGCGAACGAGGTGCTCGCGGCGCTCGACGAGGCGGCCGTGGCGCCCGAGAAGGCCCCGGAAAAGGCGCTCGGGAGCGAGCTCGACAAGGCGCCCGAGAAGGCCCCCGAGGCCACGCCCGCAAACGCCGCCGCCTCGCCTGCGCCCAAGCTCCCGAAGCGCTCGCTCATCTTGATCGCCTCGGGCCTCTCGGCGCTCGCGGTACTCCTGCTCGCCGTGGTCCTCCTCCGCGGGGGATCGTCCGAAACCAAAGAAACCCCGGGGCCCACGGCGAGCGCCGAGCCGACGTCGACCGCAGCAGCCCCGGCGAACGTGCCGACCGACATCGAAGGCGCGGACGCCACGGAATGGACCGAGCGGCTCCGGCGGGCGGCTTCCCGCAAGGAATGGCGGCCGGGGGCCAAGGCTTTTCTCGCGCTCGCGAAGCTCGATCCCTCGCGCCTCACCGGAAGCGAGCTCCGCGGCGACGTCGGCGCGGTCGTCGCCGGCATCGGCTTCGAGACGAGCTTCACCGAGTCGGATCAGGTCTTCGACGCGCTCGAAAATGAGCTTGGCAGCGGCGGCCTCGACGTCCTCTTCCACGTGGTGCGCACCCGCGGCGGCACGAAGGCGAGCCGCCGCGCCCAGGACATCCTCGGAAAGCCGGGCATCCTGGACCGCGCCACACCCGCGCTGCGCGTCGCGTACGAGCTGCGCAAGGCCGCTTGTCCCGACAAGCGCGCGCTCTTCGCCCGCGCGGTCGAGGAGGGCGACGGGCTTGCCCTCGATGAGCTCTTGATCGTGAAGGACGCCCCCTGCTCGGCCAAACGTGATCCGTGTTGTTATCGTGAGGACACGGAGCTCAAGGACGCGATCAGCAAGCTCCGGGCGAAGCTCGGCGGCTGA
- a CDS encoding thioredoxin family protein gives MTLRHVLLLPLLLLACNKEAPAPAPEAKAPEGKTSAAAAAASDKPAAAAEIGKPAPDFTLTDYEGKTHHLADYRGKIVVLEWFNPECPFVKASHTKGSLKGYSKRAVEKGVVWLGINSGAPGKQGHGAERVAEGRKAFGMENPVLADETGKVGHLYGATNTPHMFVIDAKGTLVYRGAIDNSPDGEGESPKDGKLVNHVDAALEDLAAGKPVATPDTRAYGCSVKYGS, from the coding sequence ATGACCCTACGTCACGTCCTGCTCCTTCCGCTCCTCCTCCTCGCCTGCAACAAGGAAGCCCCTGCCCCGGCGCCGGAGGCGAAGGCCCCCGAAGGAAAAACCTCCGCGGCGGCGGCGGCTGCCTCGGACAAACCGGCTGCGGCCGCCGAGATCGGCAAGCCCGCCCCCGATTTCACGCTCACCGACTACGAGGGCAAGACGCACCACCTCGCCGACTACCGCGGCAAGATCGTGGTCCTCGAGTGGTTCAACCCCGAGTGCCCGTTCGTCAAGGCCTCTCACACGAAGGGCTCGCTCAAGGGGTATTCAAAGCGCGCCGTCGAGAAGGGCGTCGTCTGGCTCGGGATCAACTCGGGCGCGCCCGGCAAGCAGGGGCACGGAGCGGAGCGCGTCGCCGAGGGGCGAAAGGCGTTTGGCATGGAAAACCCCGTGCTCGCCGACGAGACGGGCAAGGTCGGGCACCTGTATGGCGCGACGAACACCCCCCACATGTTCGTGATCGACGCGAAGGGCACGCTCGTCTACCGCGGCGCCATCGACAACTCGCCCGACGGCGAGGGTGAGTCGCCGAAGGACGGCAAGCTCGTGAACCACGTCGACGCGGCCCTCGAAGACCTCGCCGCCGGCAAGCCCGTGGCCACGCCCGACACCCGCGCCTACGGCTGCAGCGTCAAGTACGGATCCTGA
- a CDS encoding STAS/SEC14 domain-containing protein, protein MSTSSSFEERFGLHRLRFEAPNQICTVLDGSLSVEEAQRIIDRIYDIGRRHGPLLSMLDVSRYATSGERVRQVFLRGSTERIPVVAGAIFGASFPIRIAMSMVLTAGTHILPSRFSFPVTFVATEAEARAWLASHRPADSERTGPGELLPTGT, encoded by the coding sequence ATGAGCACATCGTCGTCATTCGAAGAGCGGTTCGGGCTGCACCGCTTGCGTTTCGAGGCCCCGAACCAGATCTGCACCGTGCTCGATGGCTCCCTCTCCGTCGAAGAGGCCCAGAGGATCATCGACCGGATCTACGACATCGGCCGCAGGCACGGCCCCCTGCTCTCGATGCTCGACGTCTCGCGGTACGCCACCTCGGGCGAGCGCGTGCGCCAGGTCTTCTTGCGGGGCTCCACCGAGCGTATTCCGGTCGTCGCCGGCGCCATTTTCGGCGCGTCGTTCCCGATCCGCATTGCGATGTCGATGGTCCTCACCGCCGGCACCCACATCCTGCCGAGCCGCTTCTCCTTCCCCGTGACGTTCGTCGCGACCGAGGCGGAGGCCCGCGCGTGGCTCGCCTCCCACCGCCCGGCGGACTCCGAGCGCACCGGCCCCGGCGAGCTCTTGCCCACCGGGACCTGA
- a CDS encoding zinc-dependent alcohol dehydrogenase has translation MQALCYQGVNRVGVETVPDPEILGPHDALLRVTMSSVCGSDLHLLDGYVPTMRQGDIIGHEFIGEVVEVATEVKKLRPGMRVVVDSIIGCGHCYFCQTEQYSLCDNTNPKPEFLDKLYGYPTAGIYGYSHAFGGFAGSHATYVRVPFADTNAFEVPEGLPDERVLFASDALPTGYMGADLCNIQRGDVVAVWGCGGVGQMAILSAYLLGAERVIAIDRFPERLAMARDRAGAEILDYEQVDVREALREMTGGRGPDACIDCVGMEAHGTGIDYAYDRVKQAVRLETDRPTVLRQAILACRKGGTVSIMGVYGGFVDKFPMGAAMNKGLTLKMGQQHGQRYIPRLLEHIRKGEIDPSYLITHRARLADGQEAYDTFKKKRDGCMRVVFTPEA, from the coding sequence ATGCAGGCGCTCTGTTATCAAGGCGTGAACCGCGTCGGGGTCGAGACCGTCCCCGATCCCGAGATCCTCGGCCCGCACGACGCCCTCCTGCGCGTCACCATGTCGAGCGTATGCGGCTCGGATCTGCACCTGCTCGATGGATACGTGCCCACGATGCGGCAAGGCGACATCATCGGCCACGAGTTCATCGGCGAGGTCGTCGAGGTCGCGACCGAAGTGAAAAAACTCCGCCCCGGCATGCGCGTCGTCGTCGACTCGATCATCGGCTGCGGCCATTGCTACTTCTGCCAGACCGAGCAGTACTCGCTCTGCGACAACACGAACCCGAAGCCCGAGTTCCTCGACAAACTCTATGGCTACCCGACCGCGGGCATCTATGGCTACTCGCACGCCTTCGGCGGCTTCGCAGGCAGCCACGCGACCTACGTGCGCGTGCCGTTCGCCGACACGAATGCATTCGAGGTGCCCGAGGGCCTGCCCGACGAGCGCGTCCTCTTCGCCTCGGACGCCCTGCCCACGGGGTACATGGGCGCCGACCTCTGCAACATCCAGCGCGGTGACGTCGTGGCCGTATGGGGCTGCGGCGGCGTCGGGCAAATGGCCATCCTCAGCGCCTACCTGCTCGGCGCCGAGCGCGTCATCGCGATCGACCGCTTCCCCGAGCGGCTGGCCATGGCCCGGGACCGTGCGGGCGCGGAGATCCTCGATTACGAGCAGGTCGACGTGCGCGAGGCCCTCCGCGAGATGACCGGCGGCCGCGGCCCCGACGCGTGCATCGATTGCGTCGGCATGGAGGCGCACGGGACGGGGATTGACTACGCCTACGACCGGGTCAAGCAGGCCGTTCGCCTGGAGACCGACCGGCCGACGGTCCTGCGCCAGGCCATCCTCGCGTGCCGCAAGGGCGGCACCGTCTCGATCATGGGCGTCTACGGCGGATTCGTGGACAAATTCCCCATGGGCGCCGCGATGAACAAGGGGCTCACGCTGAAGATGGGCCAGCAGCACGGCCAGCGGTACATCCCGCGCCTGCTCGAGCACATCCGAAAAGGCGAGATCGACCCGAGTTACCTCATCACCCACCGCGCCCGCCTCGCGGATGGGCAAGAGGCGTACGACACGTTCAAGAAAAAACGGGACGGTTGCATGCGCGTCGTCTTCACACCGGAAGCGTGA
- a CDS encoding YgaP-like transmembrane domain: MPSKTPRLDDIHGIPARARRMNPLNVGPSERVLSAALGGGLVAWGLWRRGALGLLAGAVGGALAHRGVRGHCPAYAALDMSSRNAPKPTPMPLLQEKLTRIERTVTVARPANEVYAFLRDPSHVPHFAPHVERVEDLGEGQIRVWTSVDGERSSWEAHIDLDHEARAIVLGHTEGPPERLAILLGNAPGGRGTEIRLVLELSKTRGLLLRALAAVAGADPDAWARAGLRRLKMLLEADEIVTTEGQPSGRLIPGIHAA; encoded by the coding sequence ATGCCCTCGAAAACACCCAGGCTCGACGACATCCACGGCATTCCCGCGCGCGCGCGCAGGATGAACCCGCTGAACGTGGGCCCGAGCGAGCGCGTCCTCTCCGCGGCGCTCGGCGGTGGCCTCGTCGCCTGGGGCCTCTGGCGCAGGGGCGCGCTCGGCCTCCTCGCGGGCGCGGTCGGCGGCGCGCTCGCCCATCGCGGCGTCCGTGGCCATTGCCCAGCCTATGCGGCCCTCGACATGAGCTCCCGCAACGCGCCAAAGCCCACGCCCATGCCCTTGCTCCAGGAAAAACTCACGCGCATCGAGCGCACCGTCACCGTCGCCCGCCCTGCAAACGAGGTCTACGCCTTTTTGCGGGATCCGTCCCACGTCCCCCATTTCGCGCCGCACGTCGAGCGCGTGGAGGACCTCGGCGAGGGACAGATCCGGGTATGGACGTCCGTCGATGGCGAGCGCTCTTCGTGGGAGGCCCATATCGATCTCGACCACGAGGCCCGTGCCATCGTGCTCGGCCACACGGAGGGGCCGCCGGAGCGGCTCGCCATTCTCCTCGGCAACGCCCCCGGCGGTCGCGGGACGGAGATCCGGCTCGTGCTCGAGCTCTCGAAGACGCGCGGCCTCTTGCTCCGTGCCCTCGCCGCCGTGGCGGGCGCGGATCCGGACGCATGGGCCCGCGCCGGCCTGCGCCGCCTCAAGATGCTGCTCGAAGCCGACGAAATCGTCACGACCGAGGGACAACCCTCCGGGCGGCTCATCCCCGGGATCCACGCGGCCTAG
- a CDS encoding mechanosensitive ion channel family protein produces MPLPRFFPDPVPNNVALTAAATAILLLAPLALTAFLRWVVRQATQSVRSKSVESAAEQVQKSLRLVATVLSLLVVVGGCATLAIAIIRDIDLHPWANRFVAYASVRTGQDLLHGVTIVVAVAVGWLALRIFFKSLLDRIQAKLLSVAALEGQKEEIPVLRQRAASLGNVAFLYGLHRLGSESLGLPQSVHWLLDTILYVLLVVCAARTVSGIGVLSLEGIDNVGAARLEKSALHIYYTGIRKLLPLAKRILEAITHLAAATLVVRQFQTLEAFAPYGPRIIRLLGTFLAARVFVELARVVLVEAFVGEKRAEDETSKHRVTLVYLLQSIVTYVIHFGAALIMLDQLGIDTKPFLAGAGIVGLAVGLGAQKLVNDMVSGFFILFEGHLLKDDYVRIGDCEGTVDSVQLRVTMIRDGFGRMFTFRNGDIGTIINFSRDYVHAVVDVVVDLHVNLNQVFEALVEAGRRLGEAHPDRVLDKLVVRGVTQIAQNGIVVRVAVKLTPGDPDPMPRILRKFIKEVFDERQIHLANAAQIAVVLTNDAAEAGRAPGKPRRAGIEFEALPPAP; encoded by the coding sequence ATGCCCTTGCCCCGGTTTTTTCCCGATCCAGTACCGAACAACGTAGCGCTGACCGCTGCGGCCACTGCCATCCTGCTCCTCGCGCCGCTCGCCCTGACCGCGTTCTTGCGGTGGGTCGTGCGCCAGGCGACGCAGTCGGTTCGCTCGAAGTCTGTCGAGAGTGCTGCCGAGCAGGTCCAGAAGTCGCTTCGCCTCGTGGCGACGGTCCTTTCGCTGCTCGTCGTGGTGGGAGGCTGCGCGACGCTCGCCATTGCCATCATTCGGGACATCGATCTTCACCCGTGGGCGAACCGGTTCGTCGCGTACGCGAGCGTCCGCACGGGCCAGGATCTCCTCCACGGCGTGACGATCGTGGTCGCGGTCGCGGTCGGCTGGCTCGCGCTGCGGATTTTCTTCAAGTCGCTGCTCGACCGCATCCAAGCGAAGCTGCTCTCCGTCGCGGCGCTCGAGGGCCAGAAAGAGGAAATCCCGGTCCTGCGGCAGCGGGCCGCGAGCCTGGGGAACGTCGCGTTCCTCTACGGGCTGCACCGCCTCGGCAGCGAATCGCTGGGACTGCCGCAGAGCGTCCACTGGCTGCTCGACACGATTCTCTACGTGCTCCTCGTGGTGTGCGCGGCGCGGACGGTCTCGGGGATCGGCGTCCTGAGCCTCGAAGGAATCGACAACGTGGGCGCGGCCCGCCTCGAGAAATCGGCGCTGCACATCTACTACACCGGCATCCGCAAGCTGCTCCCGCTCGCCAAGCGTATCCTGGAGGCGATCACCCACCTCGCGGCGGCGACGCTCGTCGTGCGGCAGTTCCAGACGCTCGAGGCCTTCGCGCCTTATGGTCCGCGCATCATCCGGCTCCTCGGGACCTTCCTCGCGGCCCGCGTCTTCGTCGAGCTCGCGCGCGTGGTCCTGGTCGAGGCATTCGTCGGCGAGAAGCGCGCGGAGGACGAGACCTCGAAGCACCGCGTGACGCTGGTCTATCTCCTCCAAAGCATCGTCACGTACGTCATTCATTTCGGCGCGGCGCTGATCATGCTGGATCAGCTCGGCATCGACACGAAGCCATTCCTGGCCGGCGCGGGCATCGTGGGGCTGGCGGTGGGGCTCGGCGCGCAGAAGCTCGTCAACGACATGGTGAGCGGCTTCTTCATTCTGTTCGAGGGGCACCTGCTCAAGGACGATTACGTGCGCATCGGGGACTGCGAGGGGACGGTCGACTCGGTTCAGCTCCGGGTCACGATGATCCGCGATGGCTTCGGCCGGATGTTCACGTTCCGGAATGGTGACATCGGAACGATCATCAACTTTTCACGTGACTACGTGCACGCGGTCGTGGACGTGGTCGTGGATCTCCACGTGAATTTGAACCAGGTGTTCGAAGCGCTGGTGGAGGCCGGCAGGCGCCTCGGGGAGGCGCATCCCGATCGCGTCCTCGACAAGCTGGTCGTTCGTGGCGTGACGCAGATCGCGCAGAACGGCATCGTGGTTCGCGTCGCCGTCAAGCTCACGCCCGGGGATCCGGATCCGATGCCCCGGATCCTGCGCAAGTTCATCAAGGAGGTGTTTGACGAGCGCCAAATCCACCTCGCGAACGCGGCGCAGATCGCCGTCGTGCTGACGAACGACGCCGCCGAGGCCGGTCGAGCGCCCGGAAAGCCGCGCCGCGCGGGGATCGAATTCGAGGCACTGCCGCCCGCGCCCTGA